The Blautia obeum ATCC 29174 region TGGATCTGAGACACCTGTTTGGAGCTGTCATTATCTGCATAAAGAAGAATCGGATCATATCCGTCTTCTTCAAACTGTACTTCCAGTTCTTTTGCATCTCTCGTCCAGTTCTGTTCATCTGGAAGAAGTACTGCAATCTTTTCTCTGTTTTCTTCTGTTTCAGAAGCATCCTCTCCTGTTTCCTCAGCGTCTGTACCCTTCTCTGCTTTTTTATCTGTTTTCGTATCCGCTGTTTCATCAGTCTTCTTCTGGTCATCCTCTGCAGAATCAGCTGTTCTCTCTCCGGTTCCTTCCTTTTCGGTCTGTGCGCTTTCGCTGGCAGCCTCTGTTGCCTTGTTTTTACCACATCCGGTAAGCAATGTTCCCGTCAGAAGCACTCCCAGTAACATACATACTGCTTTTTTTTTCATGCTGTTTTCCTTTCTATACACCCTTATACTCTTTTGCAAGAGTTTTCAGATAATCACGGTAAGATGCTGCCGTTTTCTTTGGTTTCAGAATATGAACATCTTTTCCCATCATTGCCAGCCATCCGTAAAATTTTGGTCCTGCAATATGCGGCACCGTTACATGTAAATAGCCGGATTCTTTTAATTTGTACTCTCCATAACTGCCAAAGTACTCCCGGATCTCTTTTTCTCTGGAAGCATCACACTGCAGTTTCATTGCCTTCTCTGTGTTCTGAATTTCTTCTTTATCAAGTGTATTCTCTTTGTAAATGATCACTGGTTCTGATTTTTTTTCTGTCTCTGCATTTTTTGAAATCCCTGCTTCCTCTTTTGTGTGAACTGACTCCGGTGCCGCAGCAATTTCCTGTCCCCCGGCCAGATAATATCCACCTGGTCTGCCTCTTTTGTACTGAACATCCAGTCCAAATTCTCGAAGGGCTTCTATATCATCATAGATACTCTTTCTCTCTGCAGTGATTCCATATTCCAGAAGTTTATCAAGGATTTCCTGCATCGTCACTATCCGGCTTTCTCCTGTTCCCTGGAGAAGATGTTCAATCACCAGGATCTTCCCTTTCTGATTACGTGATTTTGCCATATTCATTCCCTCATTCTCTGTTTCCTGATCAGTTATTTATGCTTTTGTTACTTCAGGTACCTGCTTTACTTTTATTTATTTTCGTGCACAAAGCGATGCACGATATAATCATTGGCTTCCTTTTCCTGACTGTCATCCAATGGTGTCAGCACGGTCTCTTCGCCATATTTTTTCTTAAGTGCATGCTCAATGAGCCAGTCGGCAAGCTGCGGGTTCTTCGGAAGGAGGGGACCATGAAGATATGTTCCGATCACATTCTTGTAAACAACACCCTCATATCCGGATTTGCCATCATTTCCTGAACCATAAAGTACCTTACCCAATGGTTTGTTGTTATTGATACAGGTCCTGCCGCCATGATTCTCAAATCCTACGACCGGCATATCAAAAAGATCACTTTGCAGTACAATATTACTGATAAGACGTCCTTCTTCCTGTTCCGTATACATATCAACCAGGTCAAGTCCTGTGATCATTCCCTGCTCGGTCTTGTAATATTTTCCCAAAAGCTGGTATCCACCGCAGATTGCGATCACGACACCATTATCCTCAACATATGCCTTAAAGTCTTTTTGAATAGTCTTCAGTTTTTCACAGACCAACATTTGTTCCCGGTCAGATCCGCCTCCGAGAAGTACGATATCCAGCTTGGAAAAATCGATTGTATCATCGATTTCATAGGCAATAGTTTCCGCCTCAATACCACGCCATTGACAACGTTTCATTAAACATTGGATATTTCCTCTGTCGCCATACAGATTCAGAAGATCCGGATATAAATGACCTATTGTAAGTTTCATTTGTGTTCTCCCTCCAGTTTCTTCAGAATATTTCTGGTACTGAACAATGCGGTGTAGTTGACCAGTACATAAAGGTTTCCGGTTCCATCTTCTACACGGTCACGGATTGCCTTTTCTACATCAGCTTCCAGCACAGACGGGATATCCACATATTTCATTCGCAGACGCATATCCTGACAACGGATACCACTGACGGTAATAGAACGTACACTTTCATCGCTGAAACGGTCAAAATCGACATCCCAAAGCCAGGATATATCGATTCCATCCTGTGCATTATCATTGATCGCGATGATCACATCTTTTGGACTACGATCCTGCATGACTGCGGAAATATTCTGGTTAAATCCAGCCGGGTTCTTGGCAAGATTCAGGATCACACTGGTTCCTTTGATGCGGAACTGCTCCATTCTTCCATTCTCCGGATTAAATTTTTTCAGCATATCACTAAAATGTTCAGCCTTAAGTCCGGCTGTCCGGATTCCTGCATAAGCCGCCAGAATATTATATACATTATAAAATCCCTTATAATTCGCTACAATACGTCTGTTCTCAACAGAAAAAGAAAGCTGATCTCCTACTTTTACATCCTCTGCATCAAAGTCAGGTGTTGGACGCTTGAATCCGCATTTCGGACACCTGTAATCACCAAGCTGACTGTAATGATAAAAGCTGTACTGAAGTCTTTCCCCGCAGCATTTACAGAAACGTCCTTCCCGGATTTCGTTTGTTTCATTTTTCATGACCGGACGACTGATTCCGTAATAAATACATGCATTGCCACTGTCCTTGGCAAGATATGCCGACAGTGCATCATCACCATTTACGATCAGTTTCATGTCCGGAACTTTGCGGATCATTTCTTCGAGGATATTCATGGTAATATCAATCTCACCATAACGGTCCAGCTGATCTCGAAAAAGATTCGTCATAACCATATAATTCGGTTTGATCTTTGTAAAAATATGTCTGGTAGATGCCTCATCTACTTCAATACAGGCATAATCCGCATCAATATGTCCATTCATTCCGGCACCAAGTGCAAACGCAGCCACAACACCGTTCAGCATATTGGATCCGGTGTGATTGCAGATAACTTTGTTCCCTTCTTCCTCCAGAGCTGCACAGAGCATATTATTGGTAGTTGTCTTACCATTGGTTCCACAGACTACAAAAATGTCTTTCCGTACTTCTGCAGCAAGCTCCTGCAAAATCGGTGGATATATTTTTAATGCAATCTTTCCTGCCCAGGTAACACCCTGACGTCCCAGCAGCTTACAGCCGGCACCGGCAGCTTTTGCTGCCCAGATTGCTGCTATTCTTCGTATGTTCATAGTTTGTATCCTTTTGTTGCTGTATCTTCCGTCACAGCAATTCCTTTTTCTATAAATAGTGTTTGTAAATGATTTTACGCTAAAATGCGAAATTTATCAACCTTATGGAATAAATTAACGGGAATAAAAAAAGAGATGCCTCCGAAGAGACATCCCTTGATCATCATAAAGATTATACTAACTCAATGAGTACTTCCATTGCAGCGTCACCTTTACGCGGTCCAATCTTAACGATTCTTGTGTAACCACCGTTACGTCCAGCGTATTTAGGTGCGATTTCCTCGAACATCTTCTTAGTCATATCGATGTCTTTGGTATTTTTCTTTCTGCCAGCACCTTTTGCAGGTACTTCTTTAACAGAATAGAAAACTTTTGCCATCTGACGACGAGCGTGCAGTCTGGACGGAGCATCTTTAGTGATTTCTTTCTGCACTTCATCGTATACAGTAACTTTCTTACCGTCTACAACTTCTTTTACTCTCTTACCATCAGCATCTTTACGTGCAACTTTTGCAGTTACTGTAACTGTCTCAAAATTGTCTTTTTCACGTACTGCCATAGCGATAAGGCTTTCGGCGATCTTGCGAATTTCTTTTGCTTTTGCTTCAGTGGTAACGATTTTTCCGTGGTACAGAAGATTTGTCACCTGGTTTCTTAACAGAGCTTTTCTCTGATCAGAAGTTCTGCTTAATTTTCTATATTTTGCCATTTTATTTTCCTCCATCTACGGGACATCCATACATGCTTGTTCGGTCTTACTGTATAAATGCTTAGGCATCCCCGCTCATATTTGCTGAATGAAATTACTCTTCAGTCGGCTGAAGCTGTAATCCCAGTTCTTTCAGTTTAGCAAGTACTTCTTCTAAGGACTTACGACCAAGGTTACGAACCTTCATCATGTCATCAGAAGTTTTGTTGCAAAGTTCTTCTACTGTATTGATACCGGCTCTCTTCAGGCAGTTGTAAGAACGAACGGAAAGTTCAAGCTCATCAATGCTCATTTCAAGAACTTTTTCTTTTTCATTGTCTTCTTTCTCGATCATGACTTCTGCAGTCTTAGCATTCTCAGAAAGATCAATGAAAAGGCTGAGATGTTCGCTCAGTACCTTAGCAGCAAGGCTGACAGCCTCATCCGGATCCAATGTACCATTGGTATA contains the following coding sequences:
- a CDS encoding bL17 family ribosomal protein, whose product is MAKYRKLSRTSDQRKALLRNQVTNLLYHGKIVTTEAKAKEIRKIAESLIAMAVREKDNFETVTVTAKVARKDADGKRVKEVVDGKKVTVYDEVQKEITKDAPSRLHARRQMAKVFYSVKEVPAKGAGRKKNTKDIDMTKKMFEEIAPKYAGRNGGYTRIVKIGPRKGDAAMEVLIELV
- a CDS encoding type 1 glutamine amidotransferase, coding for MKLTIGHLYPDLLNLYGDRGNIQCLMKRCQWRGIEAETIAYEIDDTIDFSKLDIVLLGGGSDREQMLVCEKLKTIQKDFKAYVEDNGVVIAICGGYQLLGKYYKTEQGMITGLDLVDMYTEQEEGRLISNIVLQSDLFDMPVVGFENHGGRTCINNNKPLGKVLYGSGNDGKSGYEGVVYKNVIGTYLHGPLLPKNPQLADWLIEHALKKKYGEETVLTPLDDSQEKEANDYIVHRFVHENK
- a CDS encoding MurT ligase domain-containing protein; amino-acid sequence: MNIRRIAAIWAAKAAGAGCKLLGRQGVTWAGKIALKIYPPILQELAAEVRKDIFVVCGTNGKTTTNNMLCAALEEEGNKVICNHTGSNMLNGVVAAFALGAGMNGHIDADYACIEVDEASTRHIFTKIKPNYMVMTNLFRDQLDRYGEIDITMNILEEMIRKVPDMKLIVNGDDALSAYLAKDSGNACIYYGISRPVMKNETNEIREGRFCKCCGERLQYSFYHYSQLGDYRCPKCGFKRPTPDFDAEDVKVGDQLSFSVENRRIVANYKGFYNVYNILAAYAGIRTAGLKAEHFSDMLKKFNPENGRMEQFRIKGTSVILNLAKNPAGFNQNISAVMQDRSPKDVIIAINDNAQDGIDISWLWDVDFDRFSDESVRSITVSGIRCQDMRLRMKYVDIPSVLEADVEKAIRDRVEDGTGNLYVLVNYTALFSTRNILKKLEGEHK